In a single window of the Nicotiana tomentosiformis chromosome 8, ASM39032v3, whole genome shotgun sequence genome:
- the LOC138898088 gene encoding uncharacterized protein has product MSGGYDDVHGGFGFGDRNGGGTSLLDFAKAFDLVIANSSFLKKREHLVTFRSLVAETQIDYVLCRKSDRGLCTDCKVIPSENLSTLHSLLVMDLEITKKRWKRAMYSQHRIKWGALTEAKAHELGG; this is encoded by the coding sequence ATGTCTGGGGGATATGATGATGTGCATGGTGGCTTTGGTTTTGGAGATAGAAACGGAGGAGGAACGTCTCTGCTGGACTTTGCTAAAGCATTTGACttggtgatagcaaactcgagtttcctgaagaagagggagcacttggtcaccttcCGGAGTTTAGTGGccgagactcagattgattatgTACTCTGCAGGAAGTCCGATAGAGGTCTTTGCAcggattgcaaggtcatcccgagtgagaacctctcGACCCTTCATAGTCTTCtggtcatggaccttgagatcacAAAGAAGCGGTGGAAGAGGGCGATGTATAGCCAACATAGGATaaagtggggagccttgactgAAGCCAAAGCACATGAGTTGGGAGGTTAA